The Biomphalaria glabrata chromosome 15, xgBioGlab47.1, whole genome shotgun sequence region aatTACTGTGAGGTTTTAAACCCATAATTCTGTGAAGGGCTCAGATAATGAGAATTGTTTTATTGATCAGGTTATGCAATTTAGTTTCCCCTTACTCTAACTTAGGGTGGACATGAAAAGTCAAAATTTTAACCTTATACTACTTATCATTTAACTAGACCAACTTTTCCTTTATTGTTTATGATCATATAAAAATGTGAgggggcacagtggctgagtggttaaatgtttttggcttccaaacctggggtcctggattcgaatctcgtgaagactgggattttgaatttcaggatttttggggcgcccctgagtctacccaactctaatggttacctgacttaagttggggaaagtaaagcggttggtcattgtgcggGCCACATAACACACTGCTCATtaatcgttggccaaagaaacagatgaccttaacaacatctacactatagattgcaaggtctgaaaggggaactttatataAGGTTGGAGTTTGTTccaattgaaaatgaaaaaatgtgTTGGTGGGAATCGTCATAATGAGGCCATTGTTACTGAAGGATGAAAAAATTCTGGTCAAAATAAACATATACCAACAACCTCAACATTGCAAATCAATGTCCAATATATGAGGCTCACTACTTTTCCACATGTCATCCTTTAAATACTATTTACACACTAATACATAGTGgaagtatttaaataaaatatgttgttttttaatgacaaaAGCCTATTGGTGCACAAATTTAAGCCAATGCAATGTCAGCTGagctatttaaatatattaaaaaaagattgCCCCTAACTAACAATGTTTAACTTTATCCAAAGGTCATGAGTTCAGATTTGAAAATTTACTTTGCTGGCAGTATGAGGGGAGGGAGAAACGACATTGATATTTATTACAAGATCATTGAAAATCTTAAACAATATGGCCAAGTACTGACAGAATTTGTGGGTGATAAAACAGTTGACTGTGAAGTAGGTAAGTCCTCATCTTATGAAGCAGtcaatctatatatttatacatatttataaatcaatatatttatgttttattatttttgttatgtttaatttaattttgtaaatttaatttaatttgtctcatttattttttagctcattaaagtaaagtttccaattcagaccttgggatctatagggaagatgatgtaaaggtcatctatttctgtggcccaccgTTAATGAGGCCAGCACTatgacaaaccgcctttacttttccccaactaatgtcaggtacccattagagctgggtggactcggagcgTCCGAAAgattccaaaatttaaaatctcagtctttagcaggattcgaacctgggacccccgggctcattatatttgatttattttttataattttattaaattgtatttcattcgatttttttaattaaattttcgctatttttattttattgaattattgtattgatttcatataataattttattttatttatttaattacttattattagaatgtaatttaatgtatttacaGCTCCTGTTCTTGATGAAATATCTATACATGATAGAGATGTATCTATGTTGGAAAAGTGCAATTGTAAGTTGATTATTATTTACTATgtgaaatattattattaggGTATTGTtgttgaaattattaaaaaataaaacaaagcataAGTTCACacccttagtaaaatcattaaatttagagattCTTCAGGATAGATgactaaaagtaaagtagcaattatacataaaacactgaaccataatcttcaatacaaaaacaaagcctGATAAAAtattagaaagacacaaagttaaagacacatttcttgtttcatttgctaggataaatttctgcaaacactccttcttccttagtgctattaaagcatggagaAGGTtgctgaatcagccaggaaaaccaacgacttggcagagtttaagtcattgattaacattcaTGACTTGGTTGACATAGGGACAAGCATAGGatttaatcatcttctttttcttttttttttaagtaacatctgtattttataagacaagataagaatTAAAActcaaataatatatttaaaccaTTTTTACCCTATTATTAGGCCTTTTATTCCCCCTATCAGTTCTGCTACTCACTCTCCGCAAATATATTATTGCCTCTGTAAGGAACCTTGAAGTAAGTGGGGCCATACTTCTAAGGGATGTTTGGTCACAGGCTGTGAGTCAAATAAGTTTTTGGTGAAAGCCATGGACTGTGCATTATGGTGATAACACAATCCTTGGTGTCATGAAATTCATCATAGTTCATCATTTTTtcagaaatatatttaataaagttcacCATATGTCTTTACTTTTAGGTGTGATTGCAGAAGTGACTCAACCATCTCTAGGGGTTGGCTATGAAATTGGTAGGGCAGTAGCCATGAAGAAACCAGTTTTCTGTTTATACCGTCCACAACAAGGAAAATGTGAGAgacaaaaagttttattttctttatcttctAGTTTAGGCTTTATTAGTCTTAATTTTGGCAGAGTAGTTGATGaatattttatactttaaaaaaaaatgttaacaatgaGATGCCTGTAATGTCATACttcattttaaaagaattatttttcggtgttattttaaaagtattttagcAGATACTTCTTTTGGAGAAGTCTGCCTAGAACTCGTTGGTCAGGATAAAGGAGGAGGGTCAGGCATGTGTCCTGAGAGCAGAAGACTGTAATATCCAAAGAATCATGAAGTATAGTGATGAAAGCTTAAAGGATTGTAATGACCATGAATGAAGCAGTGAATCAATGCAGAGGTCAGCTGAGATGATAAAAAACATACCAGTAATGggcctttttttcctttttgcttAACCATGAAAAGCACTAATGACATGAGGTGTTTGTGAGCACAGAATAATTACAGCAACTTTAGAGTTAATAAGCAGAGACAACAGCTAAATCTCTTTCAATGTTATGCTCCCAAAAAAGGATGGTTAGGAGGTAGAAGATAATGGATTATATTAGATTGCAAAGGATCTCTAGAGCACACTCACATGTTACtgttatttaaaatatcaatgcAAAAATTAGAAGAGATAACTGTAGGTACATGTGGATCATGGGCACCCAGGCTTTTGGAGAGTTAAATGAAAATGGAAACATTgctaaatataagctttaatTAAATAGCTTTGTTATTGGAGGTAGTCGTACAAAAGTATACAAAACACATGGTAGTCCTGAAAACCAAATTGACTGTATTTGTACAATTTAAGTTGATCTGAGCAACTGCAATAGTTACTGTGGTATTGCACGTTTTTTATATCAGGAAGATTTTGACCAagtcatttttgaaataattgaGGAATCTGCATAAGCTTTCTTAACTTTTATTGAGGGATGAACCAGACCTATCTTAGGTTTCTTAGTGGAACAGTCTCTGGTATGGAGCTAATCAATTTGGTGAAAGAGGCATTAAAAAGCATGAATCAAACCACTCTGGAATGTACCTTGTCATTATGGTATCCTTAAAAAGATTATCAATATAATCAAAACTGTTACAAAAGTTTACTGTGTAGAGTTTATCCTGTAGATTGCAGAGTTTAGACTGTAGAGTTTAgtctgtagactgtagagtttAGCCTGTAGAATGCAATGTTTGGCATGTAGAGTGTAGAGTTAAGCTTGTAGAATGTAGATTTTATATAGATTGTAGAGTTTAGCCTGTAGATTGTAGAGTTTAGCATGTAGAGTGTTAAGTATAGTCTGTAGAGTGTAAAGTTTAGCATGTAGAATGTAGAGTTTAGCCTGTATAATGATTAATGTTGGATAgcttataaaaaagaaaatatggaaACCTGTTGTAAGACACCAGACAACTAAAGATCTATCGTCTGCCCATACCACTGCAGAGGTGATGGGCGGTAAGTATGTAAATAAGGTGATAGTTTTACATaaacttattattaaatacatattttactCAACATTAAGAACATATGTTTTATCTTACAGTATTGTCTGCAATGATAAGGGGAGCTGACAACGGAAGCACTTTTAAAGTTACAGACTACAATGATGTTTCAGAGGTTCCAGAACTTCTCAAAAATTACCTCCACTTATTGAACTCCTTATAGTCCACTTATTGATGTCATAGAAACATTCCAGCGTGTTATTTTGAGTCCTTTGTTAAGTTGTCTGTAACTCTTTTGATGGGCATTTACTTATATAACACTAGTGCAAGTACTGAATTATAACAAATTTGATGTAATTATAGTTTATACATaagcataaaaaataaatttattttttaaaggagcACCAAAGTATAAAATGTGTagtaataagaataaaaaaattatttttgttatttaaaaaaaattaaattaatgttaattgttttgttaaattaATGTGAaaatttgttagtttttttttaaagatttgctATTAATAGATAAATTGATGTATATTTTTGTCTTGATAGTTTttgtattaataaataaattaaagttaCTTTTGCTATTCAGCGTGTAACATATGTGACtgcatttattttatgtttcagattgattaaaaaaaaaagtttttgcaaCAAAACAAACTGTTTGTAACAAAaacttgattttgttttgtactAAGTAGATTAGTTAAGTtcttaataaattttttatagCCATATCCATTTTAGTTGAAAATTTTATTGATTATTCTTTGAGACCTGTTCCTACAGCATCATTGTTTTGATTTCTGTACTACAATTGTCacttataaactttttaactattttgtttcttaACATAGTAAGTAAGTagcttccctttcagaccttgcgatctgtagggcagatgatgtaaagggaatatgtttctgtggcccatgatcattgagggtgtcatgtggccagcactatgaccaacctcctttactattccccaactaatgtcatgtacccattagaactctgaggcgtcctaaagatccaaaaattaaaaatcccagtcttcttcaGGATTTAAACCTGGGACCTCtcggtttagaagccaagcgctttaccgctcagccaccgagtCTCTCTAATTGTGAATAtatctagaataaaaaaaaaaattgaataacttATACTTTGTTACAGTTGATCATGCTAATTTACGTATGGTATATATCCCAAATTAAAATAACTTGATCATCCAATGCACCTAAAATCATTGCCATTGTCTTGACCTTGCTCTGGGTGATAGAATTAGAAATAGAATTAGAATCACTAATTACCATTCAACAGCTATGCTGGGTCGGACACATATTCAGTCTCCCATGTGCTATCCTGCATGGGAGACGATTgaatgccaaaggcgatcttcttgaCAAGCTTAAAGCAGGAGGATgtaacagatatatatatatatatatctgttacATCAGATATGCCCCCCATAACCCATATCATATGCTTATCAGTTATGTAGTAATcataaattccatttttttctattttttttcattgggtCGCAGTCATAATTTTGGCATTTTCAAGTTTGTTAGCTTTGATAAAGTCTATAGACTCAATTCCCTTGTGATATTAGGTCTGCTAATTAGCTATACTAAATTGTgactaaaatgtaaaaataaatatatatataataaataacgGTGTCTTAGAGGTAAACATATTATGTTATGACATAACTCAAGGACCTAATAACAAATTATAAGATTCTAATGTCACTGAAACCTACATAGTCTTCCccatctggtccagacaaaaCTTTGTTCACTGGCtaagttttctttctgtcttctgcacctgtcttcaataatggctttctTTTGGGTCTCATGTGTGTCCCGCAGTCTTTGTGAGAgttctccaactgtctctttcagagaccaTTAGATGCCAGCTACTTTAAtttatgccagtgagggcaaaatggcatCTGAGTTGATCTTGATAGTGCTTATCCCATTAACCGCCAAAACTTTATTActgcattaaatataaattttctaTTAAATATCAATTTCTATTGGTCAAACTAAGACACTGCAAaaagaatttttgaaaaattccaTATAGTAACGATTCTGTGAGATGTACACTGGCAGTGTACATAGCAGGAAGTGGCCCCGTGAGgaacattatataaaaaaaataatatttttttcttacaatctTTAAGTGAAAACAGATTAGTTATAACATTGAAAAACACACAAATTAAGCATTTTAATGCGTCACTTTTTTGGAAACGTCCACAACACTAAGCAGACAAGCTAACAGAGAAGAGGAATCATAATCTCATGGCAGCTTCTAGAGTACCGTGTACATTGCTCGTGCAAAGGAAGTAGGAATGTCTCTCTAACTCTTTTTTGTCGTCAAAACCGTTAATCACGGGCGTTGCATAAAGACTTTTCAAGGTTAGCAGCAGCAGTATGTCGCAGTAATACAAAGGACTCCCTAGCGAGGCTTGTCTTCTGGCCTTACTAAATTATGGGTAACTGGACACTATAGCTAAAGGAGCAAAGACAACGCAAAATGGATGTGATTAAATTTTAATAGTCGCAAGGAAGGGGATTATCAGTGTTGTATGATAGAGAGGTTGGTGAATGACCAACATCTCATTCGTTGTATCTGGAAGAAGTCATTCTCTCTGGTCGTATCTGAAATTCCCATTCTCACGAGATACTGTTTCAGAACGTACCTTTGTAATCAATCTAATTGTATTTATGATTGCCGCGGAAATTTTGACAAACTATTTCGACCCTACAACATCTAGACATCGCTTTTACATCATTAAATTTAGGGGTAAGTCAAAATGTAATACAAACATGATCCGACTAGGCTCTCACTTTGATTCTTaacattaagaaataaaatcatATCTCCCCTGTGTACTAGAATAATGATGAATCCTCTTTTACATGCTGCTTTCGATACCTTCTTACGAAATGAGTGATACACCCTAcgtcacagacctatatattgatagccaggttgttaaaatcagtctatttactttctgggctgGCAGGGTgtttaactattttagtgtaaagaacatgcttgactagccatgCCTCGTCTGACCACTgcacattaagcaaacactattgcataacgcgtaatgaaaaaaaatgcagggtagtcttgtagtatcatcgactacacacgtacagtacactaggcctacactAGGCttacatgtgtatgtctagatgaccaggttgttaaaatcagttggacacagtctatttactttatggtcaagagagggtgtggattaagatttcTTTTTCTAGAATTGGTTATCCTAATTAATGCTTTAAGATCCTATATAGGCCTAACTGTCGATtcttagatctcaataataagtcttaagactataaaaagggtctacttgatgttcctgtagtaaaaaaaatattgtttgccgTTTGATCAAAaccattaaatataatattgacctaactcactaatcagaCTCCCATATAAACAGAAATTGAACACCACAACGTGGCTCAttaaaaaattcggaacaatctcattcataatattgcatagaagcttttggcaaaaaatgtttaacaacattttattatactgctactttcaattGCAAATATTTAATCCCCTgacttctaccagcatcttactttaccttcttcaaatgcagactgactaaatagttgttaactgcatcataTTTTTGATAAtcagttattgatatcacatgaccagaaaacacagatgtgcgtttcaaccctgaccacatgttgaaaatttgtacaaattttaattaaactttttagctagtaactaaagaaaattaattaaactacgattttaactaaacttttttttctagttattaAACAACggccttaactatttttttttagttaaactaaaagtttctaactttttagttaacttttgcccatcactacctATGTGtgatacagtggcgtagcatccatagcgcgaaggggttcaatgaatcCGGGCCCACGACTATTTAGTTGGTGTAACAACCATGGGGCCAGGGCCGGATTCACCTCTATGCAACATTAGCTCTATCTTAGGGCCTCCAAGAAAAACTTAGTAGTTACATATAATATCTAGATCCATATGGATCAATGAAGCAGtcttaagtaataaaatatccCCATATTACTTACGATGCCAGGCTAACGATGGTTTTCCAATATGAGTGGACAGTACAAAAGCCTTCTGGCATTGTTTCAACAAAAGCAGCCGCATTATGTTCACTTTGGTAAACCAG contains the following coding sequences:
- the LOC106066502 gene encoding putative 2'-deoxynucleoside 5'-phosphate N-hydrolase 1 gives rise to the protein MSSDLKIYFAGSMRGGRNDIDIYYKIIENLKQYGQVLTEFVGDKTVDCEVAPVLDEISIHDRDVSMLEKCNCVIAEVTQPSLGVGYEIGRAVAMKKPVFCLYRPQQGKLLSAMIRGADNGSTFKVTDYNDVSEVPELLKNYLHLLNSL